CCTTCTTCGTGGCCACGTCGATGCGGTGCAGCTTGCCGCCCGCCCAGAAGACAATCGCCTTGTTGTCCGGCGTCCACGCCATGCCCGGATACACGCCGTGGATGGCCCACGTCTCCTGCATGTCCCGGTCGAGCCCGTCGTACAGCGGGCGCTCCGCGCCGGACGCCACGTCGGTGACGTAGAGCACGCTCTTGGCGCGCACCCGGCGGACGAAGGCCAGCTGCTTGCCGTCACGTGACGGCGTGGGGCGGATGGCGCCACCGGGGCCCGTGATGAAGGGCTCGATTTCCTTCGTCTCCAAATCCAACCGCTGGATGGCGTAGATCTGGCCGTTGGGGTCCTTGTTGTATTCGAAGCTCTTCCCCGGCGAGACGTCCTGGCTGAAGTAGACGTGGCGCCCGTCGGGTGAGAAGGCGGGCTCGCCCAAATCCTTCTGGTCGTTGGTGCGCTCGGTGAGCTGCACGCCCTCGCCGCCGGCGCGGTGGTACATCCACACCTCGCCCGCGCCCAGCGAACGCCGCGCGGTGAAGTGCTTGCGCGCCACGATGAACTGCCCGTCCGGGCTCCACGCGGGGCTGTTGAGCAGGCGGAACTTCTCCTCCGTCACCGCCCGCGCATTCGAGCCGTCCCGGTCCACCACCCAGATGTTGTCTCCGCCGCCCCGGTCACTGGTGAAGACGATGCGCTTGCCGTCCGGGCTGAAGCGCGGCTGCATGTCCCACGCGACGCCGGACGTCAGCGCCTTCGCTTCGCCGCCGCCCATGGGCAGCACGTAGATGTCCCCCAGCAGGTCGAAGACGATTTCGTCTCCGCGCGGGCTGACGTCCACGTTCATCCACGTGCCCTCGGTGACGTCGATGTTCACCTGGCGGGCGGGGAAGCCCGGCGCGTCCACCTTCCAGGTGTCTCCCCCTTCCTTCTCCGCCTTCTGCGCGGCCTCACCGGACGGCGGACGCGGGGCGTCTACCTCCGCGGCGCGGGCCGCGTCGCGCGCGGCGTCCTTCGTGTCGGGTGCCGGCCGCGGCGGGTCCTGCCGGACCGAGGGAGGCTTCGCCGGCGCCTGCTGCGCGGCCATGGGCGCGGCGGGCATCAGCAGGACGGCGAGGAGGGAGGAGGTCAGTCGTTTCACCAGAAGTCCTCTTGAGGAAGAAACCGTGTGTCGGGTGGCGGAGACTATCCGGCCCCCAGGGGCTGTTGGATGCCGGCCGAGAACAGGCGAACAGGCGAGCCTCTTCCGGGCCGTGTAGGCTCACACCCGCCGAGCAGCACTGATTCCGGGGGGAGTCTCCATGCAGACGCGTCAGAAGCTCGCCGTGCTCGTCATCCACGGCATTGAAGTGGATGACCCGGGTCTCTATGACACCGCCGTGCGCCTGCTGCGCCAGCACTTCGCGCAGCACGCGGGGGCCGGGCCGGACACACTCGCCGTCGAAACGGTGAACTGGGCCTCCGTGCTGGAAGGCGCGGAGAAGGACCTGCTCGCCCGCTACGCCCCGGCCGACGCGGACACGTACTGGAAATCCCTCTATGACAGCGTGCGCACGGTGAACCAGGGTCACGAGTCCGCGCTCGTGCCGATGATGCTCCGCTTGATGCGGCCGTCCCTGCGCGGAATGGACCTGCGCTACCCCGGCCTGCGGTGGATGCTGGTGCACTTCGTGGGCGACATCATCGCCTACCAGACGAACCCCGCCGACCCGGACGTCTACACGGGCATCCACCGCAAGGTCGCCGAGGCCCTGGGCCGTCTGCGCCAGCAGGCCGGTGACACCGCTCCGCTCTGCGTCATCGCGCACAGCCTGGGCAGCGTCATCGCCAGCAACTACTTCTACGACTTGCAGGCTCAGCGACTGGCCGGGCGGGACATCATCGAGGAGACGGTGCGCGCGGCCCAGGGCAGCTCGCCCCTGGAGCGCGGCGAGACGCTCAGCCACTTCTACACGCTGGGCAGTCCCATGGCTCTGTGGAGCCTGCGCTATCCCCACGCGGAGCTCGACCAGCCCGTGCAGGTCCCCGCGCCGGAGCTGGCACGCCACCATCCGGGGCTTCGCGGACGGTGGCTCAACTTCCACGACGAGGACGACGTGTTCGCCTGGCCGCTCCAGCCCCTCAGCGCCGCCTATCACGCCGCGGTGGAGGACCGCGCCGTGCGCGTGGCCGGCCCGCTCTTCTCGTGGACACCCCTGGTCCACCCCTTCTACTGGTCGGATGACGCGGTGATGCGGGACATCGGCACGTCGCTTGCCCACGCGTGGAGGCAGCTCTCCAGCGCCGCGGCCGTGGCCTCCTAGCGTGGCGTTGCGGGCCCCCGTCAAAACACTGTGCGCCACGCGGCCCTGAATCTGGTATCGCGCCCCTCATGTCGGACGACTTCACGCTTCCTGAAGACAAGGCCGAGCGGATGGAGCGCTGCGCGATCTTCTACACCGACGTCGTGCCCCACAATCACGCGCTGGGGCTGCGGCTGGTGGACATCCGCGCCGCCGAGGCCACCGTCGAACTGCCCTACGCGGAGAACCTCGTCGGAAACCCGGAAACCGGCGTCATCGCCGGCGGCGCGGTGACGACGCTCATCGACGCCACCTGCGGCACCGCCGTTTTCCTCAAGCTGGACCGCTTCGCCCCGCTCGTCACGCTGGACCTGCGCATCGACTACCTGCGCCCCGCGCGGCCTGGCATCGTTCTCACCTGCGTGGCCGAGTGCTACCGGCTCACCCGCCAGGTGGCCTTCGTCCGCGCGTTCGTCCACCAGGGCGACCCGGGCCACCCCGTGGCTTCCGCCCAGGGCACCTTCATGCGGACAGAGGAATGACGACCATGTCCGAGTCCACGAAGCCTCCCCTCGCCGAGCTGGTTCGCCAGGTGCGCAAGACGCGCGAGTACAAGCGCCTCACCGACGCCATCCCCTACACGCGTTTCATGGGCATCGGCGTGGAGAACCTCGCCGGCGAGATGCTCTGCCGCATGGCCTTCAACCCGAGGAACATCGGCAACAGCCTGATTCCCGCCCTGCACGGCGGCACGCTCGGCGCGCTGCTGGAATCCGCCGCCGTCTTCGAGCTGCTGCTGCAGACGAACACCGAGCGCGTGCCGAAGGTCATCTCGCTCACGGTGGACTTCCTTCGCTCCGGCAAGCCGCAGGACACCTTCGCCAAGGCGTTCGTCACCCGCCAGGGCCGGCGCGTGGCCAACGTCCGGGTGGATGCGTGGCAGGACGACCGCACGCGGCCCATCGCCAGCGCGCACGCGTTGTTCCTGCTGTCGGAGCCGTAGGCCTTCCGGGCGTGGCGCCGCTGACGGCGGGATGCCCTCGACACCCTGGAGGCACTGAGACAGGAGCCCTCGCCCCGCTGCCCGCCCCCCTTGCTCCGCGCCATCCTCCGCCTCCACCTTCGGTTTGATGTGTCGCTCGGGACATGGGAGGCAGGCGATGAAGCGATGGATGGGTGGGGTGGTGGCGGGCGCGCTCGCACTGGGCGGCGGCGCTCTGGCGCAGCAGAACGGCACGGACGACACGGAGAGCATGGTCCGCATGGGCCGTCCGGAGGCCATCGACCAGGGGCAGGCCCCGGAGCCGTTCGAGGAAGGCACGGGGGGCGCCGGTTCCCAGGGCACTCCGCCTGATGCGCGCGGCGTGGCGCTGCTGCGGCAAGGCCTGCTGCCCATCCCCACCGACGAGAAGGCGTTCCTCGACGAGCTCCACCAGGCCAACCAGCATGAGGTGGAGCTGGGCCAGCTCGCTCAACGGCAGGGCAGCGCGCAAGGCGTGAAGGACTACGGCGCACGGCTGGTGAAGGACCACGGGCAAGCAGACCAACGCCTCATGGCCTACGCCCGGAAGCAGAACCTGACGCTGGCCGAGCCCCAGGCGGACACCGACTTCGCCAGGACGATGGAGCGCGCGGAAGAAGCGTCGATGGCGAAGCTCCAATCCCTCCAGGGCCCCGCGTTCGACCGCGCCTTCCTGGCCGCCATGGTGGGCGACCATGACGCGGACATCGCCAAGGTGATGGCGGGGCAGCAGCAGTTCTCCGGCAACGCCGGGCTGCAAGCGCTGCTCGGGGACATGCTGCCTACGCTGCGCGAACACCGGCAGCAGGCGTACCGGCTGCTGGGACAGGAAACTCCCCGCCAGGCACGCAGGGCTCCCGGCGGCCGCTGACGTCAGCGCGCGGTGATGTCCAGGACTCGGGACTTCATCTCTCCGGCGTGGCTCCACGTAATCAGGTCCGTGCTGCCCGCCTCCTTCCCCCTCAGACGCACCACGCCCTGACGCGGCACGGTGACTTCGACGAGGCTCGGTTCGCCCACCGCGATGCGCTGGAGTCCAGGAACGACCAGTTCGTGCACGTCGCCGACGCGCAGGACAACCGGCGATGCGGCCATGCGCCCGGGCCTCTCGGCTCGCGGCGTGGCGGCGTCGGACTGGAACAGAAAAGACGGCTTCCACAGGAGCACGCCCAGGACCACCAGGGAACCCGCTCCCGCCAGGGCCAGGATGCTCCGGCGACCCCATGCCGGCGAAGGCAGGGAGAGCACCGCCATCAGCGCCTCCATGCTGGGGAAGCGATCCTCGGGCGCGTTCGCGAGCCCCCGCGCCAGCGCGGTGCGGAGATGCCTCGGCACGCTCGACGTTCGCGGTGCGGCGGAGCCAGCAAGGTGGCCGGGGCGCTCACCGTGGAGCGCTTCGTGGAGCGCGACACAAAAGCTGTACTGGTCGCTGCGGTCGTCCACGGCCCTCCCCGCGCGCTGCTCGGGAGACATGTACGCCGGCGTTCCCGCGGCCTGCCCCCACTCCGTGAGCATGGGGACCTTCGATGAACCCTCGCTCACATCGGCCGGCGCCTCGGGAGACGCCCCCGTGCCGCGCCTCGCGAGCCCGAAGTCCGTGACGCGTACCCGGCCATCGCGCCCCACCAGCACGTTGGACGGCTTGAAGTCGCGGTGCACCATGCCCGCGCGATGGGCGGCGGCCAGCCCCGCTCCCGCTGCCAGGAAGACATCCAACACGTCTCGCCATGGACGCTCGCGTTCCCGAAGCCAGTCCGCGAGCGTCGTGCCGTCCACCCACTCCATGGCCAGGAAGTCGTGCCCCTCCGCCGTCCCCAACTCGAAGAGCGGCAGCACGTTGGGATGTGAGAGCCGCGCCATTGCCTGGGCCTCCCGAAGCAGCCGCTCACGACCCTGGTCCTGCGCGCCCGCGAGCAGCGGCCTCAACAGCTTGAGCGCCACCCGCCGCCCCAGCCGCAGGTCATCCGCCGCGTACACCACGCCCATCCCTCCCATGCCCAACACGCCCTGCAGCAGATAGGCCCCCAGCCGCGTCCCTGGCGGCAGGACCCGCTCCTCCCGCGCGTCCGGCAACGTCGCCGCGCCCGTGTCCCACCGCGTGGACGCCTCCGCCTCACGCTCAACGGTGACCGCGCCCGGCAGGGAGGAACTGGCCGCCACCGCCGCCACCAACGCCCGGCAGTCCGCGCAACCGTCGAGGTGTGCTTCCACCACCACCACCTTCCCCACGGGAGCCGAGCCAC
This genomic window from Myxococcus virescens contains:
- a CDS encoding PaaI family thioesterase, which codes for MSDDFTLPEDKAERMERCAIFYTDVVPHNHALGLRLVDIRAAEATVELPYAENLVGNPETGVIAGGAVTTLIDATCGTAVFLKLDRFAPLVTLDLRIDYLRPARPGIVLTCVAECYRLTRQVAFVRAFVHQGDPGHPVASAQGTFMRTEE
- a CDS encoding PaaI family thioesterase codes for the protein MTTMSESTKPPLAELVRQVRKTREYKRLTDAIPYTRFMGIGVENLAGEMLCRMAFNPRNIGNSLIPALHGGTLGALLESAAVFELLLQTNTERVPKVISLTVDFLRSGKPQDTFAKAFVTRQGRRVANVRVDAWQDDRTRPIASAHALFLLSEP
- a CDS encoding DUF4142 domain-containing protein; this translates as MKRWMGGVVAGALALGGGALAQQNGTDDTESMVRMGRPEAIDQGQAPEPFEEGTGGAGSQGTPPDARGVALLRQGLLPIPTDEKAFLDELHQANQHEVELGQLAQRQGSAQGVKDYGARLVKDHGQADQRLMAYARKQNLTLAEPQADTDFARTMERAEEASMAKLQSLQGPAFDRAFLAAMVGDHDADIAKVMAGQQQFSGNAGLQALLGDMLPTLREHRQQAYRLLGQETPRQARRAPGGR
- a CDS encoding protein kinase domain-containing protein, with product MNPLHRPPMSACPDENLLAAFVSGSAPVGKVVVVEAHLDGCADCRALVAAVAASSSLPGAVTVEREAEASTRWDTGAATLPDAREERVLPPGTRLGAYLLQGVLGMGGMGVVYAADDLRLGRRVALKLLRPLLAGAQDQGRERLLREAQAMARLSHPNVLPLFELGTAEGHDFLAMEWVDGTTLADWLRERERPWRDVLDVFLAAGAGLAAAHRAGMVHRDFKPSNVLVGRDGRVRVTDFGLARRGTGASPEAPADVSEGSSKVPMLTEWGQAAGTPAYMSPEQRAGRAVDDRSDQYSFCVALHEALHGERPGHLAGSAAPRTSSVPRHLRTALARGLANAPEDRFPSMEALMAVLSLPSPAWGRRSILALAGAGSLVVLGVLLWKPSFLFQSDAATPRAERPGRMAASPVVLRVGDVHELVVPGLQRIAVGEPSLVEVTVPRQGVVRLRGKEAGSTDLITWSHAGEMKSRVLDITAR